One window of the Brevundimonas goettingensis genome contains the following:
- a CDS encoding DUF1192 domain-containing protein, producing the protein MTFEDLEPRSGRGATLTALSREDLDLYSVEELNERIEALQAEIARARAAIDGKQAKKNAADALFNFRP; encoded by the coding sequence ATGACGTTCGAAGATCTGGAGCCCCGTTCGGGACGCGGCGCGACCCTGACCGCCCTGTCGCGCGAGGATCTGGACCTCTATTCGGTGGAAGAGCTGAACGAGCGGATTGAGGCCCTGCAGGCCGAGATCGCCCGGGCCAGGGCCGCCATAGACGGCAAACAGGCCAAGAAGAACGCCGCAGACGCCCTGTTCAACTTCCGCCCCTGA
- a CDS encoding NAD(P)H-quinone oxidoreductase → MRTIEITGGAGTAEALRPAERPDPQAGPGQIRIRVRAAGVNRPDLLQRLGYYPAPPGAPDILGLEVAGEVDQVGDGVTRWHAGDRVCALLGGGGYAEFAVVDARHALPIPDGLDFVQAAALPETVFTVFANVFEGGALKAGETLLIHGATSGIGVTAIQMAKAAGARVIATSRGPEKAAAAKALGADISLDARTDDLAAALAEAGGVDVVLDMVGADYAALNLKALKPFGRWVVIATLSGAKAEVNLSELMMKRIVLTGSTLRARPADEKARLAAAVEATVWPWVASGAVRPPVEATFPLEQADQAHLRLEAGHHIGKVVLTL, encoded by the coding sequence ATGCGGACGATCGAGATCACCGGCGGCGCCGGTACCGCGGAGGCCCTGAGGCCGGCCGAACGGCCCGATCCGCAGGCCGGTCCCGGACAGATCCGCATTCGCGTCCGGGCCGCCGGGGTCAATCGACCGGACCTGCTGCAACGCCTGGGCTACTATCCCGCCCCGCCCGGCGCGCCCGACATCCTGGGACTGGAGGTCGCCGGCGAGGTGGATCAGGTGGGGGATGGGGTCACGCGCTGGCACGCCGGCGACCGTGTCTGCGCCTTGCTGGGCGGGGGCGGCTATGCAGAGTTCGCGGTGGTCGACGCCCGGCACGCCCTCCCCATCCCGGACGGGCTCGATTTCGTTCAGGCGGCGGCCCTGCCCGAGACCGTCTTCACCGTCTTCGCCAATGTCTTCGAGGGCGGGGCGCTGAAGGCGGGCGAGACCCTGCTGATCCACGGCGCGACCAGCGGCATCGGGGTCACCGCCATCCAGATGGCGAAGGCGGCGGGCGCCCGCGTCATCGCCACCTCGCGCGGACCGGAGAAGGCGGCTGCGGCGAAGGCCTTGGGTGCGGACATCAGCCTGGACGCCAGGACTGACGATCTGGCGGCGGCCCTGGCCGAGGCGGGCGGGGTCGATGTGGTGCTGGATATGGTCGGCGCCGACTATGCCGCCCTGAACCTGAAGGCGCTCAAACCCTTCGGTCGCTGGGTGGTGATCGCAACCCTCTCGGGAGCGAAGGCCGAGGTGAACCTGTCGGAGCTGATGATGAAACGGATCGTCCTGACCGGCTCGACCCTCAGGGCGCGGCCCGCCGACGAGAAGGCCCGTCTGGCGGCGGCGGTCGAGGCGACGGTCTGGCCGTGGGTCGCGTCCGGCGCGGTCCGGCCGCCGGTGGAGGCGACCTTCCCGCTGGAACAGGCCGATCAGGCCCACCTCCGGCTGGAGGCGGGCCATCATATCGGCAAGGTGGTCCTGACCCTTTAG
- a CDS encoding beta/gamma crystallin-related protein, with the protein MSIKTTVSISAAALAALTLLTPMSASAQRGGGGGQPAGSYAQSCSDIRVDGGRLYAECGTGIGRDTRYSSIEYGRCVGDVANNRGMLFCNGAQGRLESRNGGGNTGGGNNGGGRQPTGSFTQSCNNIRTEGGRLYAQCQDVRGNRNLSSIEYGRCNSDINNINGLLSCNGATGRFENDGRPGTGGGNNGGGWGGGNGPGNGGPGNGGPGGGWGGRNSITVYEDSNFRGGSATFNGEMPNLGRRQLNDNISSMQMNGTWEACSDPYFRGTCQTFSGDVRNLNNTLINDRISSLRPVRGW; encoded by the coding sequence ATGTCGATCAAGACCACCGTTTCAATTTCCGCCGCGGCCCTGGCCGCCCTGACCCTGCTGACCCCGATGTCGGCCAGCGCCCAGCGTGGCGGCGGTGGCGGCCAGCCGGCCGGCAGCTATGCCCAGAGCTGCTCCGACATCCGCGTTGACGGCGGCCGTCTCTACGCCGAATGCGGCACCGGTATCGGTCGGGATACGCGCTACAGCTCTATCGAATACGGTCGCTGCGTCGGCGACGTCGCCAACAATCGGGGCATGCTCTTCTGCAATGGCGCTCAGGGCCGGCTCGAAAGCCGTAACGGCGGCGGCAACACCGGTGGCGGAAACAACGGCGGCGGACGCCAGCCGACCGGCAGCTTCACCCAGAGCTGCAACAACATCCGCACCGAGGGCGGACGCCTTTACGCCCAGTGCCAGGATGTCCGCGGCAACCGCAATCTCAGCTCGATCGAATATGGCCGCTGCAATAGCGACATCAACAACATCAACGGTCTGTTGAGCTGCAACGGCGCGACCGGCCGGTTCGAGAACGACGGTCGTCCCGGAACCGGCGGCGGCAATAACGGCGGCGGCTGGGGTGGCGGCAACGGCCCCGGCAACGGCGGACCCGGCAATGGCGGCCCCGGCGGCGGCTGGGGCGGCCGCAACTCCATCACCGTCTATGAGGATTCGAACTTCCGCGGCGGTTCGGCGACCTTCAACGGCGAGATGCCCAACCTCGGCCGTCGCCAGCTGAACGATAACATCTCGTCGATGCAGATGAACGGAACCTGGGAAGCCTGTTCGGACCCCTATTTCCGCGGCACCTGCCAGACCTTCTCCGGCGACGTCCGCAATCTGAACAACACCCTGATCAACGACCGGATCTCTTCGCTGCGCCCCGTTCGCGGCTGGTAA
- the rcdA gene encoding protease adaptor protein RcdA, producing MASDDSQSGDPIRARSRAAEIHDFARSELFERTFREGMELVEDTASYLDGDGRRESKLLSRAAALAYAAESMKLTTRLMQVASWLLIQRAVREGDMEPEAACDPRYRLTARPLESEPSHAELPIALIEYVVRAEKLHDRVLYLDRRMYLDAPAEAEANPVLSQLGMLEAAFRS from the coding sequence ATGGCCAGCGACGATTCCCAGTCCGGCGACCCGATCCGCGCACGCAGCCGTGCGGCGGAGATCCATGATTTCGCCCGTTCGGAGCTGTTCGAGCGCACCTTCCGCGAAGGCATGGAGCTGGTCGAGGACACCGCCTCCTATCTGGACGGCGACGGCCGCCGCGAATCCAAGCTGCTGTCGCGCGCCGCGGCCCTGGCCTATGCCGCCGAAAGCATGAAGCTGACGACCCGGCTGATGCAGGTCGCCTCCTGGCTGCTGATCCAGCGCGCCGTCCGCGAGGGCGACATGGAGCCGGAAGCCGCCTGCGACCCGCGCTACCGCCTGACCGCCCGCCCGCTGGAGAGCGAGCCGAGCCACGCCGAACTGCCCATCGCCCTGATCGAATATGTGGTCCGGGCCGAGAAGCTGCATGACCGGGTCCTCTATCTGGACCGCCGCATGTATCTGGACGCCCCCGCCGAGGCCGAGGCTAACCCGGTCCTCAGCCAGCTGGGCATGCTGGAAGCCGCCTTCCGGTCTTAA
- a CDS encoding DUF1013 domain-containing protein: protein MTDILMPKATAVWMVDNTSLTFEQIADFCGLHPLEVRGIADGDVARDIRGVDPITGGQLTREELDKAQDNPDYRMQAVVSRHAELLKSNKPAPKYTPVSRRQDRPDAIAWFVRNHPEVTDAQIAKLLGTTKSTIESVRNRTHWNSPNIKPVDPVTLGLVGQLVLDDLISKAAAKKNKDDLKKGGGVLQPVEPEVVEEEFVPEAAERRTAEPTAASVFGTKD, encoded by the coding sequence ATGACCGACATCCTCATGCCCAAGGCCACCGCGGTCTGGATGGTGGATAACACCTCTCTGACCTTCGAGCAGATCGCTGATTTCTGCGGCCTGCACCCGCTGGAAGTGCGCGGCATCGCCGACGGCGACGTGGCCCGCGACATCCGCGGCGTCGACCCCATCACCGGCGGCCAGCTGACGCGCGAAGAGCTCGACAAGGCCCAGGACAACCCCGACTACCGCATGCAGGCGGTCGTCAGCCGTCACGCCGAACTGCTCAAGTCCAACAAACCGGCCCCGAAATACACCCCGGTCTCGCGCCGTCAGGACCGTCCGGACGCCATCGCCTGGTTCGTGCGCAACCACCCCGAGGTGACCGACGCCCAGATCGCCAAGCTGCTGGGCACCACCAAGTCCACCATCGAGAGTGTGCGCAACCGCACCCACTGGAACAGCCCCAACATCAAGCCGGTCGATCCGGTGACCCTGGGTCTGGTCGGCCAGCTGGTTCTCGACGACCTGATCTCCAAGGCCGCGGCCAAGAAGAACAAGGACGACCTCAAGAAGGGCGGCGGCGTCCTGCAGCCGGTCGAGCCGGAAGTCGTCGAGGAAGAGTTCGTCCCCGAAGCCGCCGAGCGCCGCACCGCCGAGCCGACCGCCGCCTCGGTCTTCGGCACGAAGGACTAG